In the genome of Leptolyngbya sp. 'hensonii', the window CTTTCATCCGAAAAATGTCCGGTCCTTGGGTTTGCAGCAACTTACCGAGCCACGCATTGAGCTTGTTGCCGTCTAATTCACCTGCTGCGACGATCGCTACCGAACCGACCGTTTCATCATGCTCATGCGCCGTTTCGTTTAAGAATTCTGGGTCAATTTCCAGGGCACGATTCAGGTCAAAGGCACCGATGCCCAAGAGCGCCTCCATCTCTAGTTCGGCGTTGCGGGTGCGATAGATTTTGGCAAGGGCATTCATGCTCCGAATCCGGCGTTCCAGTTCGTCTAGCTCCTCTGGCATGACCAGATCAGTTTTGTTGAGCAGCACCACATCGGCAAAGGCAATTTGTTCCTGCGCTTCTTCCGCTTCCCAGTGCTGCCAAATATGTTTAGCATCCACCACCGTTACAACTGAATCGAGATTGGTCTTCGCCTGTACGTCTTCATCCATGAAGAAAGTCTGAATCACGGGAGCCGGGTCAGCCAGTCCCGTTGTTTCAATCACCAGATGGTCAAACTTGTCGCGCCGTTTCATCAAGTTGCCGATAATCCGAATCAGGTCGCCCCGCACGGTACAGCAGATGCAACCGTTGTTCATCTCAAAAATTTCTTCGTCAGCATCAATCACCAATTGATTGTCAATGCCGACCTCGCCAAATTCGTTGATGATGACGGCAACTTTCTTACCGTGTTCGTGGGTGAGGATACGGTTGAGAAGTGTCGTCTTCCCGGCACCCAAATAGCCCGTGAGAACGGTTACAGGGACAGAACTTGGAATATCGGCAGCTACCATCGGTCACGCCTCTTTGTCTAAAGAACGATAATCATTCTCAAATTATAGATAAAAGCTGGGATTCAGCAAGTGTTTTGGGTTAAGGCGGAGTTCTGGCAATTTAGGGGTGAAGAAACCGAACTTTAGCAGGGAAGAAGGTGTGTCACAATGCCAACAACTCACTGATGCAGTAATTTTCAATGCCACCTACACCATCCGACCCACCAGCCAAAAAGTTCACCGATGCAGTGATCCGATTTTTCTGGGGCGCTGTCGTTGGCTGTTTCCTGGCTTTAATCCCCCTCTCCTATAGTTGGTATTTTCTTTCAGACGTTACGACAACTCAGATCTTTGCCCTCATTGCGTTTGGGGTGCTGGGAGGGATTGTCGGCACATTTAGCAATCTCCAGCAAATGGGTCGTTTCTTCGACTCCATTCCCTGGTTCTGAGTTTGATGATGGGTACAAATTAAGTCTGTAGGAACGGCAGTACGATCGCTGCCACTTCACTCGCCTCTTCCTCATGCATACCCAATGTTCCCGACAGCCGAACAGATTGAATGTTGGGTAATGCTGCCAGGGCTGCCATTTCAGCTTTCGATTGCGGGGGTGATTGTTCGCCGATTACAACCAGAGTAGGCATGGTGAGCGATCGCCCCACGGTCAAAAACTCGTCTCGATTAGCCATCGGGTCCAGGGTTCCCGTCACAAAGGCGGCTGGGGCAAACCGTGCCCCCGGTTGCTGGGTAATCTGGTGCTTGGCTTCTATAAAGTCTGGGGTAAGCCGTGCTTCATTCACAAACACATGGCGACGATACATGAATTTGAGAAAACCGGGAGTCGTATTCAGCCCGTAAAGAAATTGCCCCAGACCGGGCGATCGCACCAGTTCCCGCACCCCATCCCGCACAGGTGTTGGCGCACCCATCGCGCATAGTGGACCCTTCCAGGTCGGAGCCACCAATACCAGTTTTGAGACAAGGTTGGGCTGTTGAGCGGCTTGCATCGCGTATCCAGCGGCATGTCCGGCAGCGACAACGGCGATCGGTTGCTGAAAGTGGACGCGAACAAAATCCTGAAGGAGTTGACGGTAGAGGGCTGGTCGATAGTCCAATGAGGGGCGAATGGCTTGCGCCACGCTTCGCGGAACGCTCTGTCCAAATCCTAACCAATCCATTGCCACCACTTGAAAGTGTGGGGCTAACTGTTCGGCAATCCCCTGCATTTCGCCGCGAGTAGAAACCGTGCTAAAGGCAGGCAGCAGCAGAACTGGAGTGCCACTGCCGCGAGTCTCGTAGGCGATCGCAAAAGTCTGATTCTGCCATTGCCACTGGAATGTTTGAACCGTTCCACCAATTTGAGCCGCTTTCGGCATCAGTGTAGTCGTCATAGTGGCACCTTATACATTGCTAAAATAGGTTGCTACATTGAAACTACCACCAAACATATCCTCCCCAAGCCAGAATTGAGGTAAACACAATCGCAGCGATCGCCTGATTCCCGCACAAATGCAGATGTTAAAATTAACGTCAAGCAATGGCTCAGATTTTTATGGCGAGAAAATCTAAAGGCTTCGGTGAAATTCTCAACCAACAACGGGCGGATAAAACCCATCAAAAAGGACTAGAGAAGTTGCAGCAGAAGGTTCAGAAAGGACCTTTGGGCGACAAATTTGCGGGTATGGTGACAAATCCGAAAGGTGAAGCCAAGATGTCTGAGGTTTTGGAGGAATTTGTTGAACCTTATCTAGACTTCGCTCAGAATCGGAGTCAACAGGAAAAGTTGTTCAGCATTGCCGTGATTGCCTGGAACTTAGCCATTATGCCGGAGAATGAGCGGCAACCGATGATTGACCAGTTGATCAAAGTGGGCTTGAAAGGGAATGACCCGTTAGCTCAACAAGATACGCGGGAGATTATTGACGAACTCATTGCTCGAAAACAGAAATTCTTTGCCAAGAATAAGCGGTATATTGTTGATTTTCAACTGCAAGATACAGGCAAGCAATTTCACCTTTCTGTTGCATCCATGTTATCAAATCCCCTCGTTAAGCCATGACTTATCAAAAAGTGCTAGATGCCTTGAAGTAGCCATCACGCAGCATCTGATTGACAAGCTCATTCAAGATTGCGAGACCCTTGCGGTATCTACAAAGCAGCACGCTCTGCCAAGAGTTGCACAAACGCTTGATGCATGGGGTCAGCAATTCCAGTTTGCAGCCCATTCAGCACCTCCTTCATCCTACCCTCTAATAAGGCTGGTACGTTCAGCCACAATCCGGGAAACACGCTACTGCGAATCATGCCATCGGCATCCGGTTCAATGACAACAAATTCCTCTGCTTGCAGCCGAAACCAACTGAAGCGATTCTCAAAGGTTTGCCAGACCAGATACTCCTGTACCCCATTGCGGCGATAGGCATTCTGCTTGGCTCCTAAATCGATCGCTGCACTACTGGTGGCAATTTCCGCCACTAATTCCGGTGCCCCTTCAATGTAGCCACCCTCACTAATCGTTGAGCTACCGCCAATTTCAATCCGCAGCAAGGCATCCGGTTGGGGTTCGTTATCGAGATCTAAACGTGTCGTTGTGTTGTCGGCAGCACTGACCCCAGGAGTTGCTGCCCAATAAACTGCTAACCAACCGACTAAGGCAGCGTGAGGTGTACCGTGAAAAACTCTAACTGGGGATGCCACGTAAACCACTCCTTCAATTAATTCCGCTTTGAATTTTTCCGGGGTCGCCTCATAGCGGCGCTCAAACTCAGCACGAGTCAGGCGATCGCCACTCTCCAGGGGGGGAATCGGCATGGAACGAGGAGGCTGTTGCAACACCATAATCAAGCTCTAGAGCGATGAAGGAGATAGCATCTATTTTAGTCAATAAGTGCTTGACTTCCCGTAGACCAGACCAACAATTCGCCTTGTTGTCCGCCTGCGGCTAAATGGTGTCCCGTCGGGTGCCATGCCAGACAGGAAAAGCCTGCTTCTGCTCCTTCCAGGACTTGAGCCGCTTCCAGGGCGGCTTGCCACAGAATAATCCAGCCATCTTTGGACAGTGAGGCAAGCCATCCCGTTTTGGGTTGTGAAATGCCATGTTTCTTTCGCACTTAGCTCCAGAATGGATTTTAGGGTCATGGTGATGCCTCTTCAAGACCGATGCCAACGGCTTTGTCCATCGGGTTGATCAATTAAAGTAATGCCCATTGCTTGCAACTCATTGCGAATGCGATCGCTTTCGGCATAGCGTTTTTCCTGCCGTGCCTGTTGCCGTTGTCGCAGCAGAGATTCAACCCAACTGACATCAATGTCTGGTTCAAGGATGGAGGCTGGCTGAACGTCTAAACCTAAGATCTGTGCCAGGTGAGTCAGGGTTTGCAAACGCTGTTGTAACTGCCTATCGGTTAGCTCTGACGACCCCTGATAGCTGCGTAAATTGAACTCCCGCTTCAGTGCCTTGGCGAGTTCAAACAGCACGGCTAATCCTGCTGCCGTATTCAAATCATCGTCCATTGCCGTTTGAAAACGATTGATCGATTCAGCGTCCATTGATGGGGAATCAAGGGGAGTAGGGAGTAGGGAGTAGGGAGTAGAACTATCCCATTCCCCATTCCCCACTCTCCACTCCCCATTCTCATACTCGTAACTGAACAAAAGCGCCTCTTTCAGCGTTTGCCAGCCATTCTCAGCGGCAACGATCGCGTCTTTCGTAAAGTCCAATGGTTTGCGGTAATGGGCTTGCAGCACAAATAGCCGAATTGCCATTGGGTCAACGGGTTGGGGATAGTCTGACCACTTGCCATCCAGCAATGCTTGAATGGTGGTGAAATTGCCCAGAGATTTGGACATCTTCTCACCATTCACTGTTACCATGCCATTGTGTAGCCAGTAGTTTGCCAACGGCTGACCCGTCAACACTTCCGACTGAGCAATCTCATTCTCATGATGGGGAAAGACCAGATCGCCTCCACCGCCGTGAATATCGATCGCCTCTCCCAAGCGTGCCCGAATCATGGCAGAGCATTCAATGTGCCAGCCCGGTCGCCCTTCGCCCCAGGGAGAATTCCAGGCAGGTTCACCGGGCTTTGCCGCTTTCCACAGCGCAAAGTCAAACGGGTCTTGCTTATGGCACTCTGGACTATGCAGGTCAACTCGTCCGCCTGCCCCCGCTTGCATCTCTTCCAGTCGCCGTCCAGAGAGTTTTCCGTACTCTACAAACTGCCTCACACTGTAGTAAACATCGCCATCCACCGCGTAGGCATAGCCTCGATCTGCGAGTGCTTGAATCAATTGATGAATAGCGGGAATATGCTCAGTCACACGGGGGTATTCATCCGCATCCAGAATGTTCAAGCGACGAATATCTCGAAAGTAGGCAGCAATGTAGCGATCGGCAATGGCTTGCATCGAACTGCCTTCTGCTTTGGCTCGATTCAGAATCTTGTCGTCAATGTCGGTAAAATTTTGCACATAGCGCACCTGATAGCC includes:
- a CDS encoding GTP-binding protein, with amino-acid sequence MVAADIPSSVPVTVLTGYLGAGKTTLLNRILTHEHGKKVAVIINEFGEVGIDNQLVIDADEEIFEMNNGCICCTVRGDLIRIIGNLMKRRDKFDHLVIETTGLADPAPVIQTFFMDEDVQAKTNLDSVVTVVDAKHIWQHWEAEEAQEQIAFADVVLLNKTDLVMPEELDELERRIRSMNALAKIYRTRNAELEMEALLGIGAFDLNRALEIDPEFLNETAHEHDETVGSVAIVAAGELDGNKLNAWLGKLLQTQGPDIFRMKGILTIAGEDQRFVFQGVHMLFDGRADRPWKPGEARKNELVFIGRNLNETQLREDFRACLV
- the cysS gene encoding cysteine--tRNA ligase, coding for MTLTIYNTLTRRKEPFTTIEPGKVTMYCCGVTVYDDCHLGHARSYIGWDVVRRYLKWRGYQVRYVQNFTDIDDKILNRAKAEGSSMQAIADRYIAAYFRDIRRLNILDADEYPRVTEHIPAIHQLIQALADRGYAYAVDGDVYYSVRQFVEYGKLSGRRLEEMQAGAGGRVDLHSPECHKQDPFDFALWKAAKPGEPAWNSPWGEGRPGWHIECSAMIRARLGEAIDIHGGGGDLVFPHHENEIAQSEVLTGQPLANYWLHNGMVTVNGEKMSKSLGNFTTIQALLDGKWSDYPQPVDPMAIRLFVLQAHYRKPLDFTKDAIVAAENGWQTLKEALLFSYEYENGEWRVGNGEWDSSTPYSLLPTPLDSPSMDAESINRFQTAMDDDLNTAAGLAVLFELAKALKREFNLRSYQGSSELTDRQLQQRLQTLTHLAQILGLDVQPASILEPDIDVSWVESLLRQRQQARQEKRYAESDRIRNELQAMGITLIDQPDGQSRWHRS
- a CDS encoding alpha/beta hydrolase; this encodes MTTTLMPKAAQIGGTVQTFQWQWQNQTFAIAYETRGSGTPVLLLPAFSTVSTRGEMQGIAEQLAPHFQVVAMDWLGFGQSVPRSVAQAIRPSLDYRPALYRQLLQDFVRVHFQQPIAVVAAGHAAGYAMQAAQQPNLVSKLVLVAPTWKGPLCAMGAPTPVRDGVRELVRSPGLGQFLYGLNTTPGFLKFMYRRHVFVNEARLTPDFIEAKHQITQQPGARFAPAAFVTGTLDPMANRDEFLTVGRSLTMPTLVVIGEQSPPQSKAEMAALAALPNIQSVRLSGTLGMHEEEASEVAAIVLPFLQT
- a CDS encoding Uma2 family endonuclease, with protein sequence MVLQQPPRSMPIPPLESGDRLTRAEFERRYEATPEKFKAELIEGVVYVASPVRVFHGTPHAALVGWLAVYWAATPGVSAADNTTTRLDLDNEPQPDALLRIEIGGSSTISEGGYIEGAPELVAEIATSSAAIDLGAKQNAYRRNGVQEYLVWQTFENRFSWFRLQAEEFVVIEPDADGMIRSSVFPGLWLNVPALLEGRMKEVLNGLQTGIADPMHQAFVQLLAERAAL